The following proteins come from a genomic window of Brevibacillus antibioticus:
- a CDS encoding ABC transporter ATP-binding protein gives MTKVIDVELRGIMKKFQSNVVVQNFNLQVEQGEFISFLGPSGCGKTTTLNMIAGFLEPDGGDLLIKGQRMNGVPPHKRELGMVFQTYSLFPHMTVAENIAYGLKLRKVNKQEMQERVNRVLGLVKLPNVADRYPKQLSGGQRQRIAIARALVIEPSLLLLDEPLSNLDAKLREELRDELKRLHQEIGVTTVFVTHDQEEALALSDRIVVMNHGFVEQIGTPLEIYNQPASEFVHTFIGKTNRLEGEVIGMDGDVLTLRTTGGMLVKAAKQERTVSLHEKVIIFIRPEKIKLTDTGVSEEANRAKGHLQLASFLGSYTECEVKVGEHTLSVKVQMTDSSVDRQEGQTVYCQWNADDVLVMPAGRG, from the coding sequence GTGACCAAGGTGATTGACGTTGAACTGCGCGGCATCATGAAAAAATTTCAAAGCAATGTCGTGGTTCAAAACTTCAACCTGCAGGTGGAGCAAGGCGAATTCATCTCGTTTCTCGGCCCATCTGGTTGCGGTAAGACCACGACACTGAATATGATTGCCGGTTTTTTGGAGCCGGATGGCGGAGACCTCTTGATCAAGGGGCAGCGAATGAATGGCGTGCCTCCGCACAAACGGGAGCTGGGAATGGTATTTCAAACGTACTCGCTGTTCCCGCATATGACTGTGGCGGAAAACATCGCCTACGGCTTGAAATTGCGCAAAGTGAACAAGCAAGAAATGCAAGAGCGCGTGAATCGTGTACTTGGGTTGGTCAAGCTGCCAAACGTAGCAGACCGCTATCCGAAACAACTCTCTGGCGGACAACGTCAGCGGATTGCGATTGCACGGGCGCTTGTTATCGAGCCGTCACTCCTGCTTCTGGATGAGCCACTCAGTAACTTGGATGCCAAACTTCGTGAAGAGCTGCGCGATGAGTTAAAGCGCTTACATCAAGAGATCGGGGTTACGACCGTTTTCGTTACCCATGACCAAGAAGAAGCACTAGCACTCTCTGATCGCATCGTGGTCATGAATCACGGATTCGTGGAGCAAATCGGTACGCCACTGGAGATATACAATCAGCCCGCTTCTGAATTCGTACATACCTTCATCGGTAAGACGAACCGTTTGGAAGGCGAAGTCATTGGAATGGACGGGGATGTACTCACGCTGCGGACGACTGGTGGAATGCTCGTGAAGGCGGCAAAGCAAGAGAGAACCGTGTCACTCCATGAAAAAGTGATTATTTTTATCCGACCAGAGAAAATCAAGCTGACCGATACAGGAGTCAGTGAGGAAGCGAATCGGGCAAAAGGACATTTGCAGCTTGCCTCCTTCCTGGGCTCGTACACAGAATGTGAGGTCAAGGTCGGGGAGCATACGCTTTCGGTAAAAGTCCAAATGACCGATAGTTCGGTAGACCGCCAAGAAGGTCAAACAGTTTACTGTCAATGGAACGCGGACGACGTACTGGTCATGCCCGCAGGAAGGGGATGA
- a CDS encoding ABC transporter permease produces MKKINVLGLITFFVLVLVNLPFLVIIPSSFTAAGYLAFPPEGFSWQWYEMILDRPEFIDSLWFSLKLATVTAILATFLGTLAAFALSKYKFRGSGIINALMLSPLTVPSLIIGISALLFFTRIGIAGTFTGLLLAHMLISIPYVVRLVLTGLSTFDYTLEKAGYMLGAHPFRVFWDITLPLLRPAIVSGMIFSFLTSFDNVTVSLFLVAPDTTTLPLAIFTYMQETLDPLVASISSVVILLSLVFIVLLEKVYGLERLFGLNSQSH; encoded by the coding sequence ATGAAAAAAATAAACGTACTCGGACTCATCACGTTCTTTGTGCTTGTTTTGGTCAATCTGCCGTTTCTGGTCATCATCCCGAGCTCCTTTACGGCAGCCGGATACCTCGCTTTTCCGCCCGAAGGATTTTCGTGGCAGTGGTATGAGATGATTTTGGATCGGCCGGAGTTCATCGATTCGCTGTGGTTCAGTCTGAAGCTAGCTACGGTAACGGCAATTTTGGCGACTTTCTTAGGGACATTGGCTGCATTCGCACTGTCCAAATACAAGTTTCGTGGGAGCGGCATCATCAACGCACTGATGCTTTCACCGCTTACCGTTCCTTCGCTCATTATCGGGATTTCCGCGCTGCTGTTTTTCACGCGAATTGGTATCGCGGGGACGTTTACGGGGCTTTTGCTGGCGCACATGCTGATCTCGATTCCGTATGTCGTAAGGCTGGTGCTCACAGGGCTTAGCACGTTCGATTATACGCTGGAAAAAGCGGGATACATGCTGGGCGCCCATCCGTTTCGGGTGTTCTGGGATATTACGTTGCCACTTTTGCGTCCAGCCATCGTGTCGGGGATGATCTTTTCGTTCTTGACGTCGTTTGACAATGTGACGGTTTCCTTATTCTTGGTGGCACCGGATACGACGACGCTGCCACTCGCGATTTTCACCTATATGCAGGAAACGCTTGACCCGTTGGTGGCTTCAATTTCCTCGGTGGTCATCCTGCTGAGTCTGGTGTTCATCGTCTTGTTGGAAAAAGTGTACGGACTAGAGCGCCTGTTCGGACTCAATTCACAATCTCACTAA
- a CDS encoding GerAB/ArcD/ProY family transporter — protein sequence MIDNGHISARQFMILVALFGIGDAILYVPSLTATAAKQDAWISAFMGWGEGFLLTYMYVSLSMRYPNKSIFQYSEEILGKWMGKAVAVLFITYFFIDASLMLMEIGDFVTTQIMQETPIEIILVLFLVIIVMGVRSGPEAFSRVGELLFPYFLLLFFVLIAFISPQIKIENVKPVVAHGIAPVIGGNFRYVGYLLETVILIVMFPLVKRPASAAKAYIWGILFANFCLTMITTVAILVLGADITVLLAYPSYTLAQKISIGNFLERIEVMMAVIWFITLFVKITICYYATSCGIAYTMGLRDYRQLTLPLGMIMIVVALATMPNRPYFDTFVSEIWMPYSLTYGLFLPVLLLSVGALRKKPVC from the coding sequence TTGATAGACAACGGTCATATTAGCGCAAGGCAATTCATGATACTCGTGGCGCTCTTCGGGATTGGTGATGCGATTTTGTACGTACCATCCCTTACGGCTACCGCTGCCAAACAGGACGCCTGGATCTCCGCCTTCATGGGGTGGGGGGAAGGCTTTCTTTTAACCTACATGTATGTTTCGCTGAGTATGCGGTATCCGAACAAGTCTATCTTTCAGTACAGCGAGGAAATATTGGGAAAGTGGATGGGGAAAGCAGTAGCTGTTTTGTTCATCACCTACTTCTTCATCGACGCTTCGCTCATGCTGATGGAGATTGGAGATTTTGTCACGACGCAGATTATGCAGGAGACCCCCATTGAAATTATTCTTGTCCTTTTTTTGGTGATCATCGTTATGGGGGTCCGCAGTGGACCAGAAGCCTTTTCTCGGGTGGGTGAGCTGTTGTTTCCGTATTTTCTGTTGCTTTTTTTTGTCTTGATTGCATTTATCTCCCCCCAGATCAAAATAGAAAATGTGAAGCCTGTGGTTGCGCATGGAATCGCTCCTGTTATTGGAGGGAACTTCCGATACGTGGGTTATTTGCTGGAAACGGTCATTCTGATCGTGATGTTTCCCTTGGTAAAACGGCCAGCGAGTGCTGCCAAAGCTTATATCTGGGGTATTCTTTTCGCGAATTTTTGCCTGACAATGATTACTACCGTGGCAATCTTGGTTTTAGGCGCCGATATTACTGTGCTACTCGCCTACCCAAGCTACACACTTGCGCAAAAAATCAGTATCGGCAATTTTTTGGAGCGAATAGAAGTGATGATGGCCGTCATCTGGTTTATCACGCTCTTTGTCAAAATAACTATTTGCTATTATGCGACGAGCTGTGGAATCGCGTATACAATGGGATTGCGAGATTACCGCCAATTGACATTGCCACTGGGGATGATCATGATTGTGGTGGCATTGGCGACGATGCCTAACCGCCCGTATTTTGATACTTTCGTTTCAGAAATTTGGATGCCTTATTCCTTGACGTACGGTTTGTTCTTGCCCGTTCTCTTGCTGAGTGTGGGTGCCCTAAGAAAAAAACCAGTCTGCTAG
- a CDS encoding M20 family metallopeptidase translates to MSIHTYVQENMSHYLQLLEEAVNMDSPSRDKQLGDRMAGWFALQFQRLTGGVAELISNKTYGDQVRCTLGNGEKQILIIGHYDTVWLEGEAARRPFAIRDEKAYGPGVYDMKAGVLQAMFAMRALVKLDRLPVDKKIVLLLSSDEEIGSPTSRRLVEEEAARSVASFVLEPPTEPSGALKTWRKGSAHFTLAVSGISSHAGVDHQKGVSAIEELARQVQFLHALTDYEKGTTVNVGVIKGGIGSNVVADSAEAEIDVRFISMEEALRIEKVMSELTPVLAGTNISVKGGIRRPPMERTEETGKLFSLAQSISINELGMALEESGTGGVSDGNFAAACGVPTLDGLGVKGGYAHSPDEWIELGEISTRATLLARLLEEV, encoded by the coding sequence ATGTCAATCCACACTTATGTACAAGAGAATATGTCCCACTATCTACAGCTACTCGAAGAGGCAGTCAACATGGACTCGCCCTCTCGTGACAAACAGCTGGGTGACCGCATGGCTGGCTGGTTCGCCCTGCAGTTTCAACGGCTGACAGGGGGAGTAGCTGAGCTGATCTCGAATAAGACGTATGGGGATCAGGTGCGTTGTACGCTGGGCAACGGGGAAAAGCAAATCCTCATCATCGGCCATTACGATACCGTATGGCTAGAAGGAGAGGCGGCTCGCCGACCGTTTGCGATTCGGGATGAGAAAGCGTACGGGCCGGGCGTATACGATATGAAAGCGGGCGTTTTGCAAGCAATGTTTGCAATGCGGGCATTGGTAAAACTAGATCGCCTGCCAGTAGATAAAAAGATTGTACTCTTGCTAAGCAGTGACGAGGAGATCGGCAGCCCGACTTCTCGCCGACTGGTAGAAGAAGAAGCCGCGCGGTCGGTGGCGAGCTTTGTGTTGGAGCCGCCAACCGAACCGAGCGGTGCACTCAAAACCTGGCGGAAGGGAAGCGCCCATTTTACCTTGGCCGTCAGCGGTATTTCCTCACACGCAGGCGTCGATCATCAAAAAGGTGTCTCTGCTATTGAAGAGCTGGCGAGACAGGTGCAATTTCTGCATGCCTTGACCGATTACGAGAAAGGAACGACCGTCAATGTGGGCGTCATCAAGGGCGGAATTGGCTCCAATGTCGTAGCGGATTCGGCAGAAGCTGAAATTGACGTGAGATTTATCTCGATGGAAGAGGCCCTACGCATTGAGAAGGTAATGAGCGAACTCACGCCAGTCCTCGCCGGTACAAACATCAGCGTAAAGGGAGGCATTCGCCGACCGCCGATGGAGCGAACTGAGGAGACAGGCAAATTATTTTCCCTTGCACAATCGATTAGCATCAATGAACTAGGGATGGCTTTGGAAGAGTCGGGTACAGGCGGAGTCAGCGATGGCAACTTTGCTGCTGCTTGTGGAGTCCCGACACTGGATGGACTTGGTGTAAAGGGTGGCTACGCTCACTCGCCGGATGAATGGATCGAACTGGGAGAAATATCGACGCGCGCTACCTTGTTGGCGCGGTTGCTAGAGGAAGTATAG
- a CDS encoding IMP dehydrogenase, producing MAFYYTEPSRTFNEFLLLPNLTTKECTPNHVDLSTPITKYKKGEKPAISLNIPFSSAVMQAVSDHHMAVALARCGGISFIFGSQSIESQATMVRKAKGYKAGFVVSRSNLTPSHTLKDILELKEATGHSTVAITEDGTAKGKLLGIVTGRDYRISRDSLDKLVGDIMTPFSKLIYGKSGITLSEANDLIWEHKLNCLPIVDENQNLDFLVFRKDYDSRKNNPLSLLDANKSYIVGAGINTKDYKERVPALVEAGVDILVIDSSDGFSEWQRETVQYVKENFNVPIGAGNVVDKEGFRYLVESGADFIKVGIGGGSICITREQKGIGRGQASSLIEVAAARDEYFKETGIYVPLCSDGGIVHDYHVTMALAMGADFVMLGRYFARFDESPTKKVKIGNNFVKEYWGEGSNRARNWQRYDTGGKNSLVFEEGVDSYVPYAGSLRENIDRTLSKIKSTMCNCGSLSISELQQKARITVISATSLVEGGAHDVILKESSMAAE from the coding sequence GTGGCTTTTTATTACACAGAACCATCTCGGACGTTTAATGAGTTTTTGTTGTTGCCAAATCTCACCACAAAAGAATGCACACCAAACCATGTAGACTTATCCACTCCGATTACCAAGTATAAAAAAGGTGAAAAGCCTGCCATCTCCCTAAACATACCGTTCTCATCCGCAGTCATGCAAGCAGTTTCCGACCATCATATGGCGGTCGCATTGGCTAGATGTGGCGGTATTTCGTTTATTTTTGGCTCCCAGTCCATCGAGAGTCAGGCAACCATGGTTCGCAAAGCAAAAGGCTACAAGGCTGGTTTCGTCGTGAGCCGCTCCAACCTGACACCAAGCCATACACTGAAAGACATTTTGGAATTGAAAGAGGCGACAGGCCACTCCACCGTTGCCATTACGGAAGATGGTACGGCAAAAGGCAAGCTGCTCGGAATCGTAACGGGTCGCGATTATCGCATCAGCCGCGACTCTTTGGACAAACTCGTCGGCGACATCATGACACCATTCTCGAAGCTGATCTATGGCAAATCCGGCATCACGCTCTCCGAAGCCAACGATCTGATCTGGGAGCACAAGCTTAACTGCTTGCCAATCGTAGATGAAAATCAAAATCTCGACTTCCTCGTTTTCCGCAAGGACTACGATTCCCGCAAAAACAATCCGCTGTCCCTCTTGGACGCGAACAAGAGCTATATTGTAGGTGCTGGTATCAATACAAAGGACTACAAGGAGCGCGTCCCTGCGTTGGTAGAAGCAGGCGTTGATATTCTAGTCATCGACTCCTCCGATGGCTTCAGCGAATGGCAACGCGAGACGGTTCAATATGTAAAAGAAAACTTTAATGTTCCAATCGGTGCAGGTAACGTCGTCGATAAGGAAGGCTTCCGTTACCTCGTGGAATCGGGCGCAGATTTCATAAAAGTAGGGATTGGCGGCGGCTCCATCTGCATTACCCGCGAACAAAAAGGAATCGGACGCGGTCAAGCCTCTTCCCTCATTGAAGTGGCAGCAGCTCGCGACGAGTACTTCAAAGAAACAGGCATTTACGTTCCGCTCTGCTCCGACGGCGGAATCGTACATGACTACCACGTGACAATGGCTTTGGCTATGGGTGCAGACTTTGTCATGCTGGGACGTTACTTCGCTCGCTTCGACGAAAGCCCGACTAAAAAAGTGAAGATCGGTAACAACTTCGTGAAAGAATACTGGGGAGAAGGCTCCAACCGCGCTCGCAACTGGCAACGCTATGACACTGGCGGCAAAAACAGTCTCGTCTTTGAAGAAGGCGTAGACTCCTATGTACCATACGCGGGAAGCCTGCGTGAGAACATAGACCGTACGCTGAGCAAAATCAAATCAACCATGTGCAATTGCGGATCGCTATCCATCTCAGAGCTTCAGCAAAAAGCGCGAATCACCGTCATCTCTGCTACTAGCTTGGTAGAAGGCGGCGCACATGACGTTATCTTGAAAGAAAGCAGCATGGCTGCTGAGTAA
- a CDS encoding spore germination protein — protein sequence MMDTKKQSALFHCSLDENLEKVKKELGNSTDLVTRQVRLKAVDQIVVGILYTEGLVDKNMISSLMESLMLHAKKAHIPAEAECEERSLILMKDFLLTIGGVEEVYDFDHLYDAILTGDTVILVDGYSNGFIANTKQWEDRGVQETSVQTVVRGSREAFSENLRTNTALVRRRINNRNLWLETVQIGDMTQTKVAMMYIKGVVQDSVVAEVKERLGKIEIDGILESGNIEEMIQDHTFTPFPTIYNTERPDSVAAGLLEGRVAILVDGTPIVLLVPAVFVQFFQSPEDYYMRADFGILRILRFISFFIALLGPSIYVAITTFHQEMLQTNLLMSIAAQREGVPFPAAVEALLMEFTFEMLREAGVRMPRAVGSAISIVGALVLGEAAVQAGLVSPATVIVVSITAITSFVFPSFSMSIPIRLLRFGLIALAASFGFIGIFVGMIALCIHLCTLRSFGVPYMAPLAPVNLSDQKDTLLRIPIWMMHTRPHFLRQKNSVRERKSKI from the coding sequence ATGATGGATACAAAAAAACAATCTGCGCTTTTTCATTGCTCGTTGGACGAAAATCTGGAAAAGGTGAAAAAAGAGCTGGGTAACAGCACGGATCTCGTGACGAGGCAAGTACGTCTGAAAGCAGTCGATCAGATTGTGGTAGGGATTTTGTACACCGAGGGTCTGGTCGATAAAAATATGATTAGCAGCCTCATGGAGTCTCTTATGCTCCATGCAAAAAAAGCGCACATCCCGGCGGAAGCCGAGTGCGAAGAAAGATCATTGATACTAATGAAGGATTTCCTGCTGACGATCGGTGGAGTGGAAGAGGTCTATGACTTTGACCATTTGTATGATGCGATTTTGACGGGGGATACCGTTATTTTGGTAGATGGATATTCCAACGGATTTATCGCAAATACGAAGCAGTGGGAAGATCGTGGTGTTCAGGAGACTTCCGTGCAAACGGTGGTTCGGGGTTCCAGAGAAGCGTTTTCGGAAAACCTCCGAACCAATACGGCTTTGGTGCGTAGGCGGATCAATAATCGCAATCTTTGGTTGGAGACCGTGCAGATCGGGGACATGACCCAGACCAAAGTCGCCATGATGTATATAAAAGGAGTCGTGCAGGACAGCGTAGTGGCAGAAGTGAAGGAGCGGCTGGGAAAGATCGAGATCGACGGAATTTTGGAGAGCGGGAACATTGAAGAAATGATTCAGGACCATACCTTCACGCCGTTTCCGACCATCTACAATACAGAGCGTCCAGACTCGGTGGCAGCCGGGCTGCTGGAAGGGCGCGTCGCCATTCTGGTGGACGGTACACCAATTGTTTTGTTGGTACCAGCCGTCTTTGTCCAATTCTTCCAGTCTCCCGAGGATTATTACATGCGTGCAGATTTTGGGATCCTGCGTATTTTGCGGTTCATTTCTTTCTTTATCGCTTTGCTTGGTCCATCCATTTATGTTGCGATTACCACCTTTCATCAGGAAATGTTGCAAACGAACCTGCTCATGAGCATAGCAGCCCAGCGTGAAGGAGTGCCATTCCCTGCTGCAGTCGAGGCGCTGTTGATGGAGTTTACCTTTGAAATGCTGCGAGAGGCAGGAGTGCGCATGCCGAGGGCGGTTGGATCAGCGATATCCATCGTGGGAGCACTTGTGCTGGGGGAAGCGGCTGTGCAGGCAGGACTGGTTTCACCCGCTACGGTCATCGTCGTTTCCATTACGGCAATTACCAGCTTTGTCTTCCCTTCCTTTTCCATGTCGATTCCGATTCGACTGTTGCGGTTCGGCTTGATAGCACTTGCCGCCAGCTTTGGTTTTATCGGCATATTTGTCGGGATGATCGCCTTGTGCATTCACCTATGTACCTTGCGCTCGTTTGGTGTCCCGTATATGGCTCCGCTGGCCCCTGTGAATCTGTCCGATCAAAAGGATACACTGCTTCGAATTCCCATCTGGATGATGCATACGCGTCCCCATTTTTTGCGCCAGAAAAACAGCGTCAGAGAACGAAAAAGTAAAATATAG
- a CDS encoding Ger(x)C family spore germination protein — protein MKRKGVFLLTLALLVLLTGCWNRRELNDLAIVMGTGIDKIDGEYVISAQIVNPGGVASKEGGGMIQSSVATYSMRASSIFEGIRKMTTVTPRRLYFSHIQVLVLGEQIAKEGAKEVLDLLFRDHEVRPDFYVILAKDATALQILSMIDPLEKIPATKLYKSLETAESAWGSIVSIQLDEFIADLLRDGIEPVLVGVNPKGKVQMGTSGSNSQKESQSSLLRYHEIGVFKGDKLRGWFNEEESIGFSYITDRVDSTVEEIPCDKNNKIVIEIIRNKTTVNGKVEKGKPQVEVSISAEGNVGEVACSNDLSDPKTIYKLEADVEKQIKGKIVSAIHKAQKQYRSDVFGFGQSIYKNDPKGWEKVKEDWDSQFPNLKVKIKTDVKIRRTGKVGNSFIPFMKKE, from the coding sequence ATGAAACGAAAAGGGGTGTTCCTCCTGACCCTTGCTCTTCTCGTTTTGTTGACAGGCTGCTGGAACCGTAGAGAATTGAATGATTTGGCGATAGTCATGGGAACAGGTATTGACAAGATTGACGGAGAGTACGTGATATCCGCCCAAATCGTCAATCCGGGAGGGGTAGCGTCAAAAGAGGGAGGGGGAATGATCCAATCATCTGTTGCGACTTACAGCATGCGGGCATCCAGCATTTTTGAGGGAATCCGGAAAATGACAACGGTAACCCCGAGAAGGCTTTACTTTTCCCATATCCAGGTGCTGGTTTTAGGGGAGCAGATAGCAAAAGAAGGGGCAAAGGAAGTGCTGGATTTGTTATTTCGCGATCATGAGGTCCGGCCTGATTTTTATGTCATTCTAGCCAAGGACGCGACAGCACTACAAATTCTCAGCATGATCGATCCACTGGAAAAAATCCCGGCGACGAAGCTCTATAAAAGCTTGGAAACAGCAGAGAGTGCCTGGGGATCGATTGTCTCCATTCAATTGGATGAATTTATTGCGGATTTGCTACGGGACGGGATCGAGCCAGTGTTGGTAGGCGTTAATCCGAAAGGGAAGGTACAGATGGGGACTTCCGGGAGTAATTCCCAAAAGGAAAGCCAGTCATCGCTGTTGAGGTACCACGAAATCGGTGTCTTCAAAGGAGACAAGCTACGTGGGTGGTTTAACGAAGAGGAAAGCATCGGATTCAGCTACATCACAGACAGGGTGGACAGTACAGTAGAAGAAATTCCTTGTGATAAAAACAATAAAATTGTCATTGAGATCATCCGAAACAAAACAACTGTCAATGGCAAGGTGGAAAAAGGCAAACCACAAGTGGAAGTGAGTATTTCCGCAGAAGGCAATGTGGGCGAGGTAGCATGCAGCAACGATTTGTCCGATCCCAAAACCATCTACAAATTGGAAGCTGACGTGGAAAAGCAGATCAAAGGTAAAATCGTAAGCGCCATTCATAAAGCGCAAAAGCAATACCGATCGGATGTTTTTGGATTTGGTCAGTCGATCTACAAAAATGACCCCAAGGGGTGGGAAAAGGTGAAAGAGGATTGGGATTCTCAATTCCCCAATCTGAAAGTGAAAATCAAAACAGACGTGAAGATCAGGCGGACAGGGAAAGTGGGCAATTCGTTTATTCCTTTCATGAAAAAGGAGTAG
- a CDS encoding ABC transporter permease, producing MSKRLSVTLLTAPAMILLLGVFILPMLMMLLLSFQDENQAFSLHNYSLFIQDPYYLEILWRTIRVSLWTVLVSLLLGFPVAMYMAQATGKMRGIVTMLILAPHLISVVIRNFGWVVVLGEKGWINETLISLGLIDQPLRLLYNELGIVIGLTDSFIAYMVLAIATSLYAIDPSLNKAASILGASRVRTFFSVTLPLCLPGIIAGTTLVFSLSMSAFVTPALMGGTSVKVLPVIAYEQIMATLNWPFGAALAFLLLGSTILLVTLYTKLIETKRYKEVFAS from the coding sequence ATGAGCAAGCGTCTCTCGGTTACATTGTTGACAGCACCTGCGATGATTTTGTTGCTTGGGGTATTCATCCTTCCGATGCTGATGATGCTTCTGCTCAGTTTTCAGGATGAGAATCAGGCGTTTTCTTTACACAATTATTCATTATTTATACAAGATCCGTACTACTTGGAGATTCTTTGGCGGACGATTCGCGTGAGTCTCTGGACGGTACTGGTGAGCCTCTTGCTCGGATTTCCTGTAGCGATGTACATGGCGCAGGCTACAGGGAAAATGCGTGGAATCGTTACCATGCTGATTCTGGCGCCTCACCTCATCAGTGTTGTTATTCGCAACTTTGGTTGGGTAGTGGTTTTGGGGGAAAAAGGGTGGATCAATGAAACGTTGATCAGTCTGGGTCTGATCGATCAACCGTTGCGGCTTTTGTACAACGAGCTGGGTATTGTGATTGGTCTGACGGATTCCTTTATTGCCTACATGGTTCTGGCGATTGCAACCAGCCTGTACGCAATCGATCCGTCCCTGAATAAGGCGGCATCGATTTTGGGGGCTTCCCGCGTACGTACGTTTTTTAGTGTGACATTACCCTTGTGCTTGCCGGGGATTATTGCTGGTACGACACTGGTTTTCAGCTTGTCGATGAGTGCCTTTGTAACACCTGCCTTGATGGGCGGCACTTCCGTGAAGGTCTTGCCTGTCATTGCCTATGAGCAAATCATGGCGACACTGAACTGGCCTTTTGGTGCGGCACTTGCCTTCCTGCTCTTGGGCAGCACGATTCTATTGGTGACTTTGTATACGAAGCTGATTGAAACCAAGCGGTATAAAGAGGTGTTTGCGTCATGA
- a CDS encoding aldo/keto reductase, whose translation MKYYRLGGSGLKVSALGLGTNSFGGRADEQTSVNIIHTAVENGITFIDTANIYTQTESERIIGLALEGKRHEVVLATKAGLVKGEGPNQRGSSRYHLMLELENSLKRLRTDYVDLYQIHTFDPETPLEETLRALDDMVRSGKVRYIGASNYAAWELMKAIGISQREGLNRYISTQVSYSLADRTPERELVPLCLDQGVGIIPYFPLAGGILTGKYTSAEQAPAGSRADKEPRFVRLLSEDKLEFGRKISRIAAELGVSSSVLSLAWLMHKPAVSSVIVGATSVGQLTDNLQSAALALDEATLAELDRLSDTYRNGEPFAVYRLP comes from the coding sequence ATGAAATACTACCGACTCGGTGGCAGTGGATTGAAGGTATCGGCATTGGGATTAGGTACGAACTCATTCGGAGGGCGTGCGGATGAGCAAACGTCTGTAAACATCATTCATACCGCAGTCGAAAACGGGATTACCTTTATTGATACGGCAAATATTTACACGCAAACAGAATCGGAGCGAATCATTGGGCTGGCTCTTGAAGGGAAGCGGCACGAGGTCGTTTTGGCGACGAAGGCTGGTTTGGTAAAAGGCGAAGGACCAAATCAGAGAGGCTCATCGCGATACCACTTGATGCTGGAGCTGGAGAACAGCTTGAAGCGTTTGCGCACCGACTATGTTGACTTATATCAAATTCATACGTTTGATCCAGAGACGCCTTTGGAGGAAACACTCCGCGCACTAGATGACATGGTTCGATCCGGGAAAGTGCGTTACATCGGGGCTTCCAACTATGCGGCCTGGGAATTGATGAAGGCAATTGGCATCAGTCAGCGGGAAGGGCTGAATCGATACATATCGACGCAGGTGAGCTACTCATTGGCAGATCGGACACCGGAGCGTGAACTCGTACCGCTTTGTCTTGATCAGGGGGTGGGAATCATTCCGTACTTCCCGCTTGCTGGCGGAATTTTGACAGGCAAATATACCTCCGCAGAACAGGCTCCGGCTGGTTCGCGGGCGGACAAGGAGCCGCGTTTCGTCCGGTTGTTAAGTGAAGACAAGCTGGAGTTTGGACGTAAAATCAGTCGGATAGCGGCGGAGCTAGGTGTATCCTCCAGTGTGCTGTCTCTGGCTTGGCTCATGCACAAGCCGGCTGTCTCTTCGGTGATCGTGGGTGCGACCAGTGTAGGGCAGCTCACGGATAATTTGCAAAGTGCAGCGTTGGCGCTGGATGAAGCGACCTTGGCAGAGTTGGACCGATTGAGTGATACGTATCGAAATGGGGAACCATTTGCCGTATATCGTTTGCCGTAA